From one Rattus norvegicus strain BN/NHsdMcwi chromosome 7, GRCr8, whole genome shotgun sequence genomic stretch:
- the LOC134479738 gene encoding uncharacterized protein LOC134479738 isoform X2: MVAAIAVLIKDAEKLTLGQPLTILTPHAVEALVKQPPDRWLSNSHMTHYQALLLDAEQVQFGPVVALNPATLLPLPEETKQHDCLQILAEVHGTRLDLSDQPLQNADHTWYTDGNSFLAEGGRKAGAAVTTEDKVIWAKALPAGTSAQRAELIALTQALKMTKALL; this comes from the exons atggtggctgctattgctgtcctgatcaaggatgctgaaaaattgactttgggacagccactcaccatcctaacaccccacgcagtggaggccttggtaaagcagcccccagaccgctggctctctaattcccacatgacccactaccaagccttgttactggatgcagaacaggttcagtttgggcccgtagtcgccctcaatcctgccaccttgcttcctctaccagaggagacaaaacagcatgactgcctacaaatcctcgcagaagtacatggaaccaggctggacctatcggaccagcctcttcagaatgctgaccacacatggtacacggatggcaacagcttcttggcagagggagggcgaaaggctggagctgcggtcactacggaggacaaagtgatttgggcgaaagccctgcctgctggtacctccgcacaacgggctgaactcatcgccttgactcaggcgctcaagatgacaaaag cccttctctga
- the LOC134479738 gene encoding uncharacterized protein LOC134479738 isoform X1 — protein MVAAIAVLIKDAEKLTLGQPLTILTPHAVEALVKQPPDRWLSNSHMTHYQALLLDAEQVQFGPVVALNPATLLPLPEETKQHDCLQILAEVHGTRLDLSDQPLQNADHTWYTDGNSFLAEGGRKAGAAVTTEDKVIWAKALPAGTSAQRAELIALTQALKMTKGKRLNIYTDSRYAFATAHIHGEIYQRRELLTSKDKDIKNKAKILALLEALFLPKRLSIIYCPGHQKGHNPEARRNRLANATAREAAMNKQILPLNSPDQPTPPPVGQTSWVYAHEDIELLKKWGPSTTLN, from the coding sequence atggtggctgctattgctgtcctgatcaaggatgctgaaaaattgactttgggacagccactcaccatcctaacaccccacgcagtggaggccttggtaaagcagcccccagaccgctggctctctaattcccacatgacccactaccaagccttgttactggatgcagaacaggttcagtttgggcccgtagtcgccctcaatcctgccaccttgcttcctctaccagaggagacaaaacagcatgactgcctacaaatcctcgcagaagtacatggaaccaggctggacctatcggaccagcctcttcagaatgctgaccacacatggtacacggatggcaacagcttcttggcagagggagggcgaaaggctggagctgcggtcactacggaggacaaagtgatttgggcgaaagccctgcctgctggtacctccgcacaacgggctgaactcatcgccttgactcaggcgctcaagatgacaaaaggtaagaggctaaatatatatacagacagtcgttatgcctttgccacggcacacatccacggggagatctaccagAGGCGGGAGCTGCTCACATCTaaagataaagatattaaaaataaggctaaaattctggccctcttagaagccctattcttgcccaaaagactgagtattatatattgtccaggacaccagaaagggcacaacccagaggcacgaagaaaccggctggccaaTGCCACGgctcgagaagcggccatgaacaaacaaatcttgcccttaaatagcccagaccaacccacgcccccaccagtgggacaaaccagttgggtttatgcccatgaggacatagagctcctaaaaaaatgggggccatctaccaccctcaactaa